TAATCCTTGGtaatcagaagaaacatcATATATATTTGGTTGCTTTTGATAGCACTGGTTGTATCTGGGAAGGTTATGTTGCTGGAATATGTTCAATTGGGGGTTCTCAACATACTCTTTCTTTAGTTTGAGAAGCTGCTCATGGATAGCTACGGAGATGGCAGGCTTAAACTCTGGCGCTAATCCCATGTCACTAACAACATCATGGGCAAACTGTTCAGGAGTGTATGAATCATTGTTTAGATCCCATTCTATTTGATCTTCATACAGCTGTTTTCCAATATTGACGGATACCTGTATCACGCAGTGTTTACTGTCGACACCATCTTTAGGGAATTGTAATGTCACAAACGGAGaaaattcttcaatttggtTGTTGATTTGAGTCTCTATCTGCTGAATACACGAGTTTGGTAATTCCATGTCATTACAGAATATGGCTGCAAATGATTCAGGAGTGATCAAAGTTTCGTTGATATTCCATAGAAAACAATCTTGAATCTTGTTTCCATTGTACTCAATGTTGATCTTGATGGGTATCACCAGCTCGGGTAGTGAAGAGTTATACAGGATTTGCTGGTCTGAAAACGTAGTTCCAACCGTGGGCACCGCCTCCTTACCTTGAAAATTGGAACTCACGTTGATATGAGAGTTGGAGTTATTACTCCTGTTTGCCATCAATGAAATATCGACAAGATCATCGTAAAAGTCTTCATCCttatcgtcttcttcaaagtctcgCTCAAACTCAGCATAATTAACGACCGCAGTGTTTCGCTTGGTAGACCTGGGAGCTGCAGCACTTATGAAAATTCCAGTCTCCCCATTCCGTGTTCTGGATGCAAACGAGGAACTTAGCGCCTGGGGGAATAGTGGCTTTTCTAAAACAGGTGCCATGTTAGCTTTGACAGTTTATGTTTATTCTACAAGAGATACGCTAGGTTGAGATTTCTCAACCCTCATGGATCAAATCACTAGTACAGAAATTTACGCGCCTACCACACAAATTCTGTACCCTAGTTTACCTAAGAGAACCATTTTTCACCCAATTTTTTTCGGGCGCTACTAACCACTTGGAAGTATATTTCTCCGACCTCTccctcttttttttcttctcttcctcaTATCATACAAATGTCCTTCTCCGATTTCTCTAAAGTTGAAACTATCAGCGAATTGAACGATTTATTGGCTGACAAGTCTTACATCGATGGGTACGTTTATTAGCATTACATTTGCTCCGAAAGTTTCCTTGTGCAGGCAAATTATCGAATGATGATAACACTTGGTCCGTGTTTACGACGTGGCTTCAAGACCCACGAGATGATCTAAAACCAAATATTTTCATATACCTCTGACTATTACTAATTTGTCCACAAGGAAACTTTGCGATCCATTTCAAAGTTAATATTTTACTAACAAGTTTCTTTAGTACTTCTCCAACTCAAATTGATGTAGTCGTCTACAAGGCTTTCCAAAAGCAAGCTCCAAACTTTGCTAGATGGTTCAACCACATCGCTTCTTTCACTGACGAGTTCGACACATTGCCAGAAGGCAACGCTCCAGCagctgctgttgctgctgagcttgctgaagaagaggaagacgTTGACTTCTTCGGTTCcgacgatgaagaagaggatgagGCTGCTGAAAAGCTGAAGCAAGAAAGATTGGCTGCTTACGCTGCTAAGAAGGCTGCTAAGGGACCTGGCCCAGCTGCCAAGTCTTTGGTTACTTTGGACGTCAAGCCATGGGATGACGAAACCAACATGCAAGATTTGTTGGACAACGTCAAGGCCATCAAATGGGACGGTCTGGTCTGGGGTGCTCACACATTCGTACCTGTCGGATTTGGTATCAAGAAGCTGCAAATCAACCTTGTTGTTGAGGACGAAAAGGTCTCTCTTGCTGACTTGCAACAGTTGATTGAGGAGGATGAGGACCACGTCCAATCCACCGATATTGCTGCCATGTCTAAATTGTAAGTTATTTAGGTGTATCCTTTTAATTGAGTACCATTATGAATCACTTGTATTGTAATTGTTTCTTCAGGGGTAATCCTGTATTGATCGTACAAATCCTTCAATGGGCTGTCTATAGAGGCTGGTAATTAATAATAGATGTAGGCTCTAAGACAATTACAATGCTTATGAATGTTATGGACTTGAGGTGAGGGTTCGTTCCAATActcaaagctttgaaatttctgCTTGACCCATAGGACTTATTCAAAAGGAATAAGATTCAAGTATGATGAATAACTACAGAATGATGTTTAGCTCAATTGACTACTTGCTTCAGTGTGAGCTGCATTGAAATTAATAAAGTACTTTGTATCCCTCTATTGGCCAATATCCTCTTGAAAACAGCAACTACTTCAAAGTTCCACAAATTCCACACAAATATTGAATAAATCAGATAGTGATCACTCTTCACTAAAGTATTCGAATTGCTCGTATGGCACAGTGGTAGCGCGCCAGATTGCAAATCTGTTGGTCCCCAGTTCGAACCTGGGTGCGAGCTCTTTTTTTTATACACATATATTTCATGCTTATATCAGATTTTCTATTCTTTCGTCTTCTCTGAAACATTCATGTTCAACAGAGTTTTTCGACGTAGTTTCTCCAATGCGAGATACTTAAGATCGTCACTAGAGTCGTCTGTCCCAGACAATGCTCCCACGCAAAAAGAGAATATGAAATGGTTGGGTAAAGTGGCCTCTatgtcaaagaaatctgATACAGAGCTGACCAACGACCAAAGCACTTTCACCGTGGAAAAATTCCCTAATCCAACACAAGAATCAACGACACCAGAGCCTTATACTATTGTGAAACGTCCCGATTCTGTGGAGGATCCTTTCTTTACGATCTCGGTGCCAGCCTC
This window of the Komagataella phaffii GS115 chromosome 2, complete sequence genome carries:
- a CDS encoding Component of the RSC chromatin remodeling complex, with protein sequence MAPVLEKPLFPQALSSSFASRTRNGETGIFISAAAPRSTKRNTAVVNYAEFERDFEEDDKDEDFYDDLVDISLMANRSNNSNSHINVSSNFQGKEAVPTVGTTFSDQQILYNSSLPELVIPIKINIEYNGNKIQDCFLWNINETLITPESFAAIFCNDMELPNSCIQQIETQINNQIEEFSPFVTLQFPKDGVDSKHCVIQVSVNIGKQLYEDQIEWDLNNDSYTPEQFAHDVVSDMGLAPEFKPAISVAIHEQLLKLKKEYVENPQLNIFQQHNLPRYNQCYQKQPNIYDVSSDYQGLRYDKDAGEKWTPRVEFLSQWEIEKREIERERNIRRMKRESMRHGEDRNKRRATRRKYDDDGLRL
- a CDS encoding Putative GTPase, member of the Obg family, whose protein sequence is MSFSDFSKVETISELNDLLADKSYIDGTSPTQIDVVVYKAFQKQAPNFARWFNHIASFTDEFDTLPEGNAPAAAVAAELAEEEEDVDFFGSDDEEEDEAAEKLKQERLAAYAAKKAAKGPGPAAKSLVTLDVKPWDDETNMQDLLDNVKAIKWDGLVWGAHTFVPVGFGIKKLQINLVVEDEKVSLADLQQLIEEDEDHVQSTDIAAMSKL